Below is a genomic region from Anaerolineae bacterium.
TGATGGCGATCAAATTCCCCAGGCTGTCGGTGCGCAGTTCGTCCACATGGGGGCGCACGGTCTGGGCCAGAATGTTGCGCACCTCTTCCTCGCATCCGGAAACGCCAAAGGCATCGCTCAGTCGTTGCAGTAGCACGGTTATCACCCTCACTCAGGCAGGGAAAAGGTCAGCCGGCGGACGAATTCCTCATTCAAGGTGCTGATGAACCCGGCCAGCAGACGGCCGGCGCGCCGGATGTCCTTCAGCGAGATCACTTCCACCGGCGAATGCATGTTCTGCGTCGGGATGGACAGCACCGCCGTCGGGATGCCCTCCCGCGTCACCTGGATAGCCCAGCCGTCGGTGCCGCTGTGTCCGGGCAGGGGTTCGATCTGATAGGGGATCTCCAACGATTTGGCAGCCTCGACCAGCGCCTCGTGGAGCACCGGGTGCACGTTCGGCCCGATGGCGATAACCGGGCCGGCGCCCAGCTCAAAGGTCTCGGCGTCCGAAAGCCCCGGCCCATCCCCAAAGGTGACGTCAATGGCGATGGCGATGTCAGGCGCGATGCCGTAGGCGCTAACCATGGCGCCCCGCAGGCCGACCTCCTCCTGCGTTGTGGCGACCGCATACACATCCCAGGCATGGTGCATGCCCTGGAGGGTCATTAGGCAAACGGTGGCGACAGCAACAGAGGCACGGTTATCGAAAGCTTTGCCGGCCACGCGCTCGTTCTCCAGCTCGAGCGCCGGCACGCGAAAGGCAATCGGATCACCGATGGAGACCAGCTTCTGCGCCTGCTCCTGGCTCAATCCTACGTCCACGAACAGCTCATCCATGGGAAGGGGCTTCTGGCGCTGTTCCGCCGGCACCAAATGGGGCGGCCGCAGGCCGATGACGCCGGGAAGCTCCTGCCGGCCGAAGACCGTCACCTCTTGACCCGGCA
It encodes:
- a CDS encoding M42 family metallopeptidase, coding for MELLEIVKALSEAPGVAGFEGPVQKLIRSYWKPYVHEFRTDALGNLIGLRRGQRPADAPARSIMLATHCDEIGLMVTGIEEGFLRFTSVGGIDARVLPGQEVTVFGRQELPGVIGLRPPHLVPAEQRQKPLPMDELFVDVGLSQEQAQKLVSIGDPIAFRVPALELENERVAGKAFDNRASVAVATVCLMTLQGMHHAWDVYAVATTQEEVGLRGAMVSAYGIAPDIAIAIDVTFGDGPGLSDAETFELGAGPVIAIGPNVHPVLHEALVEAAKSLEIPYQIEPLPGHSGTDGWAIQVTREGIPTAVLSIPTQNMHSPVEVISLKDIRRAGRLLAGFISTLNEEFVRRLTFSLPE